The following coding sequences lie in one Vibrio spartinae genomic window:
- a CDS encoding GGDEF domain-containing protein codes for MQDLLNKVKNAGLDVTAVSGEEAITFWEQVKNDIASTPWQKAQCYIISAEYRVSLNQFQQSIEELKAARAFLQFPQDADKILSIEISLSERFIAIGDYQTALQAYISISNLAVEYGFIDEYAQAVLGMGSLCHRYGDSAKAMRFYQKIDSIDHALSSRVLRLRYRISMLACCIDLKNYKQAKLLIKECEELSILVSDKTLAGQILLYKAKIYLAENNVSDALHVIASVPYTTRHHYLISLSCLIKIELAHCFTRIGKVHLAEMLLLSQNKKIASFTHPELKKDLYQVLSYIYEYQHKYQQALDCQKRAFQVESDLMKRIPIGDLGTTQLRRLSRFELQLKLILSEIENRELKETTENQKNTVAQLQQDVFTDPLTKLHNRRWLDTKLKDLLLHEVPFAFLVVDIDHFKSINDELSHLVGDKAIVNVSRLLSEYFGFQQASCVRFGGEEFLVIIEGTTLEKAQTHGEHFRENIYQFNWQEILGERGLTVSIGITLHREGENTQRTFYRADKALYRAKANGRNQVCVEE; via the coding sequence ATGCAGGACTTACTCAATAAAGTAAAAAATGCAGGTCTTGATGTCACTGCGGTCAGTGGGGAAGAAGCCATCACTTTCTGGGAACAAGTCAAAAATGACATTGCCTCAACACCATGGCAAAAAGCCCAGTGCTATATTATCAGCGCAGAGTACCGAGTATCGCTCAATCAGTTTCAACAAAGTATTGAGGAACTCAAAGCCGCCCGAGCATTCCTGCAATTTCCACAAGATGCTGACAAAATCTTATCGATAGAAATCAGTTTAAGTGAACGCTTTATCGCAATCGGGGATTATCAAACTGCCTTACAAGCGTATATTTCTATTTCAAACCTCGCTGTTGAGTACGGTTTTATTGATGAATACGCTCAGGCTGTTCTGGGGATGGGATCACTCTGTCATCGCTATGGTGACTCGGCTAAAGCAATGCGCTTTTATCAAAAAATCGATAGTATTGATCATGCACTCTCCAGTCGTGTGCTCCGTCTTCGCTATAGAATATCGATGCTCGCCTGCTGTATCGACCTTAAAAATTATAAACAGGCAAAACTGCTCATCAAAGAGTGTGAGGAGCTCAGTATACTGGTCAGTGACAAAACACTGGCGGGTCAGATCCTGTTATACAAAGCAAAAATTTATCTCGCAGAAAATAATGTTTCTGATGCTTTACACGTTATCGCCTCTGTCCCTTATACCACTCGACATCACTACCTGATCTCACTCTCGTGCTTAATCAAAATCGAGCTGGCGCATTGCTTCACTCGAATCGGAAAAGTTCATCTCGCAGAAATGCTACTCCTCAGTCAGAATAAGAAAATTGCGTCATTTACCCATCCGGAATTGAAAAAAGATCTATATCAGGTTCTCAGTTATATTTATGAATATCAACATAAATACCAGCAAGCACTGGACTGTCAAAAGCGCGCCTTTCAGGTCGAATCCGATTTAATGAAACGGATTCCGATCGGCGATTTGGGCACAACGCAACTTCGTCGGCTATCTCGCTTTGAACTTCAGTTAAAACTGATTTTGTCAGAGATCGAAAATCGGGAACTCAAAGAAACAACGGAAAATCAAAAAAATACCGTGGCTCAGCTCCAGCAAGATGTCTTTACCGATCCGCTGACAAAACTCCATAATCGCCGCTGGTTGGATACTAAGCTCAAAGATCTGCTGCTGCATGAAGTCCCCTTCGCCTTTCTTGTCGTGGATATTGATCATTTCAAATCCATTAATGATGAGCTCAGTCACCTTGTCGGAGACAAAGCCATTGTCAATGTATCCAGACTGTTAAGCGAGTATTTCGGTTTTCAACAGGCCTCTTGTGTGCGTTTTGGCGGCGAGGAATTTCTGGTGATTATCGAAGGGACAACACTGGAAAAAGCGCAAACCCATGGTGAACACTTCCGTGAAAATATATACCAATTCAATTGGCAAGAGATTCTGGGAGAAAGAGGATTGACGGTCAGTATTGGAATCACGTTACACCGGGAAGGAGAGAACACACAGCGCACCTTCTATCGCGCGGATAAAGCGCTCTATCGTGCGAAAGCCAACGGCCGTAACCAAGTCTGTGTCGAAGAATAA
- a CDS encoding DUF368 domain-containing protein: MNYFITFLKGLAMGAADVVPGVSGGTIAFITGIYDKLLESIRRINPRLITYLRQYGVADTLRHINALFLLSLFSGIFVSILTLAKLISWLLETHPIPLWSFFFGLILVSVYHIFRQIEQKRLLDLVAWGVGLALAYTITVLQPLNLDPSLLNVFIAGGIAICAMILPGISGSFILLLLGMYTPILDAVKVMQIDILMVFLVGCVVGLLSFSHLLSWLLKHYRNITLSGLTGLMVGTLPKIWPWKETLTWRTNSHGEQVPLVQHNLSPMAYEQLTSQSAQLLLAIVMMCSAIVLVLALEKFARPSHG, translated from the coding sequence ATGAATTATTTCATCACTTTCTTAAAAGGCCTCGCCATGGGCGCCGCAGATGTTGTGCCAGGTGTTTCCGGTGGCACGATTGCTTTTATTACCGGTATCTATGACAAACTGCTGGAAAGTATTCGTCGTATTAACCCCAGACTGATCACCTACCTACGTCAATATGGCGTAGCCGACACATTGCGTCATATCAATGCGTTATTTTTACTGAGTCTGTTCAGTGGCATTTTTGTCAGTATTCTCACACTGGCCAAACTGATCTCTTGGTTGCTGGAGACCCACCCGATCCCACTCTGGTCATTCTTCTTCGGTCTTATTCTGGTTTCCGTCTACCATATTTTCAGACAAATCGAGCAGAAACGTTTATTAGACCTCGTCGCATGGGGAGTCGGTTTAGCGCTCGCCTACACCATCACCGTCTTACAACCGCTGAACTTAGACCCCTCACTGCTGAATGTTTTTATTGCCGGGGGCATTGCGATTTGCGCCATGATTCTACCGGGAATTTCCGGGAGTTTTATTCTGCTGCTGCTCGGCATGTATACACCGATTCTTGATGCGGTGAAAGTAATGCAAATCGATATTCTTATGGTCTTTTTGGTCGGGTGTGTTGTAGGGCTATTAAGTTTTTCTCACCTGCTCTCTTGGTTACTGAAACATTACCGGAATATCACATTGTCAGGATTGACGGGGCTTATGGTCGGAACATTACCGAAGATCTGGCCGTGGAAAGAAACGTTGACCTGGCGGACCAACTCTCATGGTGAGCAAGTTCCGCTTGTGCAACACAATCTGTCGCCAATGGCGTATGAGCAACTCACATCGCAATCCGCGCAACTGTTGCTGGCAATCGTAATGATGTGTAGTGCCATTGTCTTGGTACTGGCCCTTGAAAAATTTGCCCGTCCGTCACATGGATAA